In the genome of Candidatus Thermoplasmatota archaeon, one region contains:
- the queA gene encoding tRNA preQ1(34) S-adenosylmethionine ribosyltransferase-isomerase QueA, with product MLIDEFDYHLPQEAIAQKPAVPRDMCKLMVIKNGIRHHLFYEILEYLGSGDVVVVNDTRVIHARIHARKKTGGKIEILLLGNESNLFKCLVKGKVREGTKMLFDGKDGIEGEIVDKNGGECLIDIPLNMAELEAIGEMPLPPYIKEKVDRETAEMYQSVYAREKGSVAAPTAGLHFTKDMLDKMRAKGVKVACITLHVGIGTFMPVRCRNVEEHRMEAEYYEIDDGAAQKINDAGSIEANVIAVGTTTVKTLESSANADGSTINAGSGWSDLFIYPGYKFNSPITGVLTNFHLPKSTPLLLVCAYAGKDNIMRAYNDALKHNYRFLSFGDAMLIMDKNV from the coding sequence ATGCTCATAGATGAATTTGATTATCACTTGCCCCAGGAGGCAATTGCTCAGAAGCCTGCAGTACCGAGAGATATGTGCAAGCTGATGGTCATAAAAAACGGCATACGCCATCATCTGTTTTATGAAATTTTGGAATATCTTGGTTCAGGGGATGTGGTGGTGGTGAACGATACCAGGGTTATACATGCAAGAATTCACGCGCGAAAGAAAACAGGAGGAAAAATAGAAATTTTGTTGCTTGGCAATGAGAGCAATCTATTCAAATGTTTGGTGAAAGGAAAAGTCAGGGAGGGCACAAAAATGTTGTTTGATGGAAAAGATGGGATAGAAGGGGAAATTGTCGATAAAAACGGCGGTGAATGTCTTATAGACATACCCTTGAACATGGCAGAGTTAGAAGCCATAGGAGAAATGCCCCTTCCACCATACATAAAAGAAAAGGTCGATAGGGAAACGGCAGAGATGTATCAGAGTGTATATGCGAGGGAAAAAGGGTCGGTTGCCGCGCCGACCGCCGGGCTGCATTTTACAAAGGATATGCTTGATAAGATGAGAGCGAAAGGAGTAAAGGTTGCATGCATCACACTGCATGTTGGAATCGGAACGTTCATGCCTGTCAGGTGCAGAAATGTCGAGGAACACAGGATGGAGGCAGAGTATTACGAGATCGATGACGGGGCAGCCCAAAAGATAAATGATGCAGGTAGTATTGAAGCAAACGTTATAGCGGTGGGCACGACAACTGTAAAAACGCTTGAAAGCTCGGCCAATGCCGATGGCAGTACCATAAATGCGGGGAGCGGATGGAGCGATCTATTCATCTATCCTGGCTATAAATTCAATTCTCCGATAACGGGCGTTTTAACCAATTTTCATTTGCCTAAGTCCACGCCACTGTTGCTAGTATGTGCCTATGCGGGAAAAGATAATATCATGAGAGCGTACAATGATGCCCTGAAACATAACTACAGGTTTCTGAGTTTTGGGGATGCAATGCTCATAATGGATAAAAATGTTTGA
- a CDS encoding right-handed parallel beta-helix repeat-containing protein: MGGTYDGNTYLYYISVGFWIEADYVNISGFYLEEQYGLDVSGIHLNESHYCNISGNVIENDSSDGICIENSSYNTIYNNWIGENQFGIILINSSWNAVEENYIVGNGDCGILYLPSEQWLCNNTISNNNISENFAGIVMIYTDNETITDNDFYYNAYCGIYFECVNDSLVADNDFIGNGFIGEGPDGPPSGIVLKDCYNVTASHNILYGGEVGGWSAGIFIMGEEIPVCNNTIIDNTVWGYFFGIYLYGADNETVEGNTIFDNFLGILLEYSWNNTISDNNVTNNEYGVYLADYSTHNALSDNDITDNGCGIYLGSSPSNSITDNYIAENYGDTGIYIDSGSNHTNITNNVIKENDVGIYVYGGYEGAYENVDTQIHWNKIYGNYEYGVVYYIVELGTPWINATYNWWGSANGPSSNNDNMLDPITGNPANGTGDEINGSAVYDNIHFDPWLGLMLYKGWNMITPAFINDSIETAEDLGALISGCTVVTVWDNVHQKYVSHVVGFAYDFALVNGTGYLVFVREDVNLQFNGTLLEPEINLTLRTGYNMIGWPYAMYTTASQIAENITNCIKVAKWNAQEQEWLPEYITALPGYDFDILMGEGVFVFISSGTTQWQVTPTPPPPP; encoded by the coding sequence TTGGGCGGAACCTATGATGGAAATACTTATCTTTATTATATCAGCGTTGGGTTTTGGATTGAGGCAGATTATGTCAATATCTCCGGATTTTATTTAGAGGAACAATATGGTCTCGATGTATCCGGTATTCATTTGAATGAATCGCATTACTGCAACATTTCCGGCAATGTGATTGAAAATGATTCGTCGGATGGTATATGCATAGAGAACTCCAGTTACAACACCATTTATAACAACTGGATTGGAGAAAATCAATTTGGAATCATCCTTATCAACTCAAGCTGGAACGCCGTTGAAGAAAATTATATAGTAGGGAATGGAGATTGTGGAATACTCTATTTGCCAAGCGAACAGTGGCTTTGTAACAATACTATAAGCAACAACAATATTTCAGAAAATTTTGCTGGAATCGTCATGATTTATACAGATAACGAGACCATTACCGACAACGATTTTTATTATAACGCGTATTGTGGTATTTATTTTGAGTGTGTCAATGACAGCCTTGTTGCGGACAATGATTTCATAGGAAATGGTTTTATTGGTGAAGGGCCAGATGGACCACCAAGCGGCATAGTACTGAAAGATTGCTACAATGTAACGGCATCTCACAATATACTATACGGTGGTGAAGTTGGTGGATGGTCAGCTGGCATATTCATTATGGGAGAAGAAATACCGGTGTGCAACAATACAATCATTGATAATACCGTCTGGGGATATTTTTTCGGCATTTACCTATATGGAGCAGATAATGAAACAGTAGAAGGCAACACCATTTTCGATAACTTTTTGGGTATACTTTTGGAGTATTCGTGGAATAATACTATTTCCGACAATAATGTCACTAACAACGAATATGGAGTATATTTGGCGGACTACTCTACTCATAATGCCCTTTCTGACAATGATATCACGGACAACGGTTGCGGAATATATCTGGGTAGTTCCCCATCCAATAGCATAACAGATAACTACATTGCAGAAAATTATGGAGACACTGGTATTTACATCGATTCAGGTTCCAACCACACAAACATCACGAACAATGTGATAAAGGAAAACGATGTAGGAATATACGTGTATGGAGGGTATGAAGGTGCGTATGAAAATGTTGACACACAAATCCATTGGAATAAAATCTACGGGAATTATGAATATGGCGTGGTATACTACATAGTGGAGCTAGGTACCCCGTGGATTAACGCAACGTACAACTGGTGGGGAAGTGCCAACGGACCGAGCAGCAACAACGACAACATGCTGGATCCGATAACGGGCAATCCTGCAAATGGAACGGGCGACGAAATCAACGGCTCAGCAGTGTATGACAACATTCATTTCGATCCGTGGCTCGGGCTCATGTTATACAAAGGATGGAACATGATTACACCTGCCTTTATCAATGACAGCATTGAAACAGCAGAAGATTTGGGTGCTCTCATATCGGGCTGTACCGTCGTTACTGTGTGGGACAATGTACATCAGAAATATGTAAGCCATGTCGTCGGTTTCGCCTACGATTTCGCACTTGTTAACGGAACGGGATACCTCGTATTCGTAAGAGAGGATGTGAATTTACAGTTCAATGGCACACTTCTTGAACCTGAAATAAACCTCACGCTGAGAACGGGCTATAACATGATAGGGTGGCCGTATGCGATGTATACTACTGCCAGCCAAATTGCGGAAAACATAACAAATTGCATAAAGGTTGCAAAGTGGAATGCCCAAGAACAGGAATGGCTACCCGAATACATAACAGCATTGCCGGGCTATGACTTCGACATTCTGATGGGCGAAGGAGTGTTTGTGTTCATAAGCAGCGGAACGACACAGTGGCAGGTTACACCCACCCCGCCACCCCCACCGTAA